Proteins encoded together in one Vicia villosa cultivar HV-30 ecotype Madison, WI unplaced genomic scaffold, Vvil1.0 ctg.000839F_1_1, whole genome shotgun sequence window:
- the LOC131631524 gene encoding uncharacterized protein LOC131631524 — protein sequence MESINVVVDDVQNQADVTEDVGTLWDITAEGSTREDDCAPTVTKSETEPPIKNPSIRVQKNHPSELIIGDLNSGVTTRCGANIISLSKYLLSLHIKAYFPSLSQFVQTVAIPSKLFFSTHATSLCRSIHKDFPSIPFSLTMSQSSPSKISSPLSETALGSRAPAVVSDQDVVLNVAPLNSVPANYPVRRKMHARKSTGGSVPETFSVQGREGSAYVHNAIAGIVTRILNEGHEVPGISVPLAQIPASKSDKDDQDAAHKDQENVETNVDETPVAKDVETSEDINVETSGTKDAEIPEHEKAEEVPVAPSKETLNEDPIVPDVVNLDDSIDIADDELISSISHRVKTRKGKQVCDQDFSKTKVTPQKKVTIKKVKEVPAEPSITGSKSSVKKRKERSVSAPEDDVLSDVPDILSKKKIAVKKSSTKVRDVPLDNIYLHYASNAIQWKFVYQRRLALERELANDALDCQEVIQLIKSAGLIKTVSHFSKCYEMLVKEFIVNLSQDCNDGRTDDFHKAYVRRKCIDFSPAVINLYLGRNAEAYPELEVTDNEVCKVITGGKVKKWPVKSKLSASLLHGKYALLHKIGAANWMPTNHTSTIVVGLGKFIYVVGTKTKFDYGTYIFDQTMKHAGTSATKLPIAFPSLICGIILKQHPGILKSKDSICKRESALSFHYKLLQRSDDKTFAGTSQPSKSVNKALLIAELKETCQELANRKQKLEKLIHSLEQSPDDNFAGEKDDDKMDEDKEAEEEAEDVEDSEENGSKEADDETSSSSDDNVDGSSSEASDGCDD from the exons ATGgagtccataaatgttgtggtcgATGATGTCCAaaatcaagcagatgtcacagaagatgtcggaacacTCTGGGATATTACAGCTGAAGgatctacaagagaagatgaCTGCGCCCCTACTGTCACAAAATCTGAGACTGAACCTCCTATTAAGAATCCTTCTATAAGAGTTCAAAAAAATCATCCtagtgaacttattataggagatctcaacagtggagttacTACCAG GTGTGGGGCCAAcattatttctctctccaaatatttgctatcattacacattaaagcTTACTTTCCCTCTCTTTCACAATTTGTCCAAACGGTTGCCATTCCCTCAAAACTTTTCTTCAGCACTCACGCTACCTCACTGTGTCGTTCCATCCACAAAGATTTTCCCAGCATTCCCTTTTCTCTCACCATGTCTCAAAGTTCTCCCTCCAAGATATCGTCTCCTCTTTCTGAAACAGCATTAGGATCTAGGGCACCAGCTGTGGTGAGTGATCAAGATGTCGTGTTGAATGTTGCGCCATTGAACTCTGTTCCGGCTAACTACCCTGTTCgtagaaagatgcatgcaagaaaatcgaCCGGTGgttctgttccagaaaccttttctgtTCAGGGTCGAGAGGGCTCTGCTTATGTTCACAATGCGATCGCAGGTATTGTcacaagaatcttgaatgaagggcacGAAGTTCCTGGAATATCTGTTCCCCTAGCCCAGATTCCTGCCTCTAAGAGCGACAAAGATGATCAAGATGCTGCCCACAAAGATCAAGAAAATGTTGAGACAAATGTTGATGAGACTCCTGTTGccaaagatgttgagacatctgaagaTATCAATGTTGAAACATCAGGTACTAAAGATGCTGAGATTCCTGAACATGAGAAAGCTGaagaggttcctgttgctccttccaAAGAAACCCTTAATGAAGATCCTATTGTGCCTGATGTGGTGAATCTGGATGATTCTATTGACATTGCTGATGATGAGCTCATCTCTAGCATCTCTCATAGAGTCAAGACTCGTAAGGGCAAACAGGTTTGTGATCAAGATTTCTCCAAAACAAAGGTTACTCCTCAAAAGAAGGTCACTATAAAGAAGGTCAAGGAGGTTCCTGCTGAACCTTCAATCACTGGGAGCAAAAGTTCtgtgaagaagagaaaggaaagaagtgTTTCTGCCCCTGAAGATGATGTcttaagtgatgtccctgacatcctATCCAAGAAAAAGATTGCTGTCAAAAAGTCCTCCACAAAGGTTCGTGATGTTCCTTTGGACAACATTTACTTGCACTATGCCTCCAATGCCATCCAGTGGAAATTTGTCTACCAAAGAAGGCTGGCTCTAGAAAGGGagttagcaaatgatgctctggattGTCAAGAGGTCATACAGCTCATCAAGTCTGCAGGTTTGATTAAAACTGTCTCTCATTTTTCAAAGTGCTATGAAATGCTTGTTAAGGAATTTATTGTGAACTTGTCTCAAGATTGTAATGATGGAAGAACTGATGATTTTCATAAGGCTTATGTTCGGAGAAAGTGTATAGATTTTTCCCCTGCTGTTATTAACCTATATCTAGGTAGAAATGCTGAAGCTTATCCTGAGCTTGAAGTTACTGACAATGAAGTTTGCAAGGTGATCACTGGTGGTAAGGTCAAGAAATGGCCTGTAAAAAGTAAATTGTCTGCTAGTCTTTTACATGGCAAGTATGCTTTGCTGCACAAAATTGGTGCTGCAAACTGGATGCCTACCAATCACACTTCTACCATTGTTGTTGGTCTAGGAAAATTCATCTATGTTGTGGGAACCAAGACAAAATTTGACTATGGGACCTACATATTTGATCAAACTATGAAACATGCTGGTACCTCTGCCACCAAGCTCCCCATTGCCTTCCCATCACTGATATGTGGTATAATCCTCAAGCAACACCCTGGAATTCTCAAAAGTAAAGATTCTATATGCAAGAGGGAAAGTGCTCTGtcttttcactacaagctgcttcaGAGGTCTGATGACAAGACATTTGCTGGGACATCCCAACCCAGCAAGTCTGTGAACAAAGCCCTTCTCATTGCTGAACTGAAAGAAACGTGTCAGGAGTTGGCCAACAGGAAGCAAAAGCTTGAGAAACTCATCCATAGCCTTGAGCAGTCTCCTGATGATAATTTTGCTGGTGAAAAGGATGATGATAAAATGGATGAAGACAAAGAGGCTGAGGAAGAGGCTGAGGATGTTGAGGACTCTGAGGAAAATGGAAGTAAGGAAGCTGATGATGAGACTAGCAGCTCCAGTGATGACAATGTTGATGGCTCCAGCAGTGAAGCCAGTGATGGGTGTGATGATTAA